The Arachis ipaensis cultivar K30076 chromosome B03, Araip1.1, whole genome shotgun sequence region NNNNNAACaatttaattattagtttttagaacaagttattttatatatataatattagagTTTATATGATTAAAGTTTAAACTTGAATCCTTTAATTATTATTTCTGTAAATAATGCTCCTTAAACTTGAAAATATGTCTGTAATTTGATTATTTTACGTAGCTGGACTTTTTACCCAAAAACATTGTGGTGGCCACCGGTTGAATAAATTAAATGAAGTGTATTGAAACCCAACCAACCACTTTAAAAGCTGTCCTTCTCTAATTTGTGTAAATGTGTGTTCACGTTAGCGTCGTCGTCATTATCTTATCAACTAACATCATAATAATTGTAGCCTTTCATTCTCATTATACATAAACTAATACCCTTCcattacaatatatatataatatttgcaATCTTATCTGTGATTGTGGATTGAAGTTGAACTATATGGAAGATAGTGATGATTGATTTATGATGGATGATGTGCCATAAAAGGAAGACTCATCCATGATATAATTCATGGTGACTTTCTTAAGGTATAGTAGTATTGTTGattatattataaattattttttaaaaaaaattaaactaataaataaCAATATAAGAATAATTATTATTGAATCAATAACCACCTTCAAGAGTCGACGAAGaagtttaaatttcaaaaattatatctaTAATATACCATACGATTTTACTATGGTAGCGTTTGGTGAAGAGACAGAAACTGAAAAACTAAGATTGAGAGACAGAAAttaagagacagagacagaaataaattttagtattctgtttggtacaaagtaggagacagaaattaaaataagaatgaaactctaatttaatttgtacaaaagctaaaattaaaattaattaattcaaatgaggatattttaggtataaaatgttattaaagtttcagtctctgtctctgaAAATTTCAGTCCCCTATGTCCTCACTTTTTGGAAGTactgaaatattgaaattttagGAATAAAGACAGAAATTTAATACTAGTCTCTGAAcgaacaaacatgatactgagtttcAATCTCTCAATCTCTGTCCCAATACCTCAAAAAAACGCTACCTATACGACGAGTTAATTAACTAGACAAATAATTAAATAATGTCATATAGGAATGTTCCCTTATAGTCTTAGATATGGAGAGATCGACATACTATTGATATGAgtagttttataattttttcaacATGAAAAATGATTTACTATAGTTATAAGTACGTACGCTGTCATTTCGGTTTTATCATGAGAACCGAATCAAATTTGTTCATTTCAATTGGATTAATCAAACTAAAAAATTCAATTGCCAAATTTAGTAAGCTGATGAGTGACAAAAATATCAGTGAATTattgaattgatttattttttttattgaaaagcccattaaaatttataaaatttttgaatatatattatatctaatTAATTATGACTAATTAAATACGTTATTCAAAATATATGTCGTTGTTTAagacaattaataaaataaaagccATTGGCTATTAGCGACTAATTGCGTGTTGTCAACGCTGTTTTATTATTGAGTGAATGTAATTATTAAGGTTGGTCACAACTTTGATATTCTATCCTTAAATTTTGAGCACACAGGGTTTCACAATTGAGTTTTATTACTTAAAACTTTCTTCTTATAATCAGGATTGTTGTATACATAATATATTGAGATCTCGGCCAGTATTTAATAATGTAGGCCACCTTTTGGTTTAATTTCGTGTGccataatttttttggttttcgaTGCTACTATGCCAATCTTAGGATATCATAGTTTAAGAGGTTAGTAACGGCGAAAAACAGTCATATATATATGAGGCACGTGCAGCAATTACTCGATCGAATTCTTATAGATctgaaaaaaattatgaaaagtaAAAGTTACTATTTTTATATATACTAATACATTATGTATGTTTTGTATTCATATGTGTtagtttatttaaaaatatatactaTATACTAGTCAAACTGTATATtactatatattatattaataaaatgttTCTTTTCAGTTCACAATATTTTTATTNNNNNNNNNNNNNNNNNNNNNNNNNNATTCGAATATTAGATAaatgtaaaatatataaaatatatcataGATCCTATATAAAATATGACTAAAatctatttttatatattattattattcttcacAAATATAGTTTAATCATTCTTTATATACAcctataatataattatattataaaattatagagaaataatttatattttattgattatcaTTTATATGAATCTATGATATAATTACAtattatagaatttatttaaaaaaattaattatacaataaaaaaaaCTTTGAATTATAATTTTATGAAGAGAAAATTTTAATCAATAGATTATAACACTCCACAGTCCACACTCCCTCCTATAAATTCCTTGATACAATAACCAAACCAAACCACCAATTTGAAAACACTCTCTTCCGCCCCAATCTGGGCAACATGATGAGCCCCCTTTTTCTCCTCATCCTCCTCTTCTCATCCCTCACTGTAAGCTTCTCTACGTCATAATTTTACATATCCACTTTCATCTTTACATAATTTAGGCTATTATCATTTCtccattataattattattttgtagCTCACGTCATATATATTTTGTAGCTAGTCTTATTAAATTCCTAACTTCATTTACCAACATAATTGTTATGCATCATAATTAATTAGTAGAAAATGTTTATATTAATTTGCAGTCTAACACATTATTTGATGAAAATTCAAAAGTGAGAAtgaaactaataataaaaaagataaaatgatAAACACATTTCTAATAACATCCTTCTCATGAAACGGATTACCACGCAGGTTGGTTTCTCCGGCAGCAGCGGAGATCAAAATCCGTTCACGCCAAAGGCGTACGCGTTGCGGTACTGGGACAAAGCCATTCAAAACACGCTTCCAAAGCCATCCTTCCTCACCTCCAAGGCCTCACCACTAACCGCCATTCAAGCCGCTAAGTACGCCAAACTCGCCGCCACCAACGCCCTCACCACGCGCCTTCCCGAGTTCTGCTCCGCTGCGCACCTCCTCTGCTTTCCTGACATCACGCCCAATCTCTCCAAGCGAGACAAGAGCCAAAGCTTCACCGGCTACGAAGACGGCCAGAACTTCACCAGCTACGGAATCGGCGGTGCTGGAAGCGTCAACAACTTCAAGAACTATTCCGACGGCTTTTTCAACCCCGGGGTGAACGAGTTCCGCTCCTACAGCCGAAGCTCCGGTGGCGGCAGCGAGACCTTTACGGGTTATGGAGAAGACACAAACGTCGTCGAGGAAGGCTTCAACACCTACGGCAAAGGTTCCGGAGGCGGCACCGGAGAATTCACACAGTACGGAACCAACTCAAACGTCCCAACCCTCCGGTTCTCGTCGTACGGCGAGGCAACCGGCGGCAGGCAAGAAAGTTTCTCCAAGTACAGCGACGACAGCAATGCCGGAGATCAGACGTTCTCGAATTACGGCAAAAACTCTGCGGGAGCCGTGAGCGAGTTCGACAGCTATGGTAACAACTCGAACGTGGCGTCGTCGACCTTTGGTAGCTACGGCGCCGGTGGCGCGGGACAGAACGAGACGTTCACGAACTACGGGATAAACATGAACGTGCCTGAAGAGAATTTCAATAACTATGGGGCTGGAACCACCGGAGGAACTCAAACATTCACGAACTATAGAGATCAGGCGAACGTCGGTGATACCTCGTTTTCTTCGTACGATAAGGGATCGAACCAAGGAGAGGCCACTTTCACCAACTACGGCCACTCCTTCAACGAAGGCACCGATACCTTTAAAGGCTACGCCCTCAACTCTACGGCGGGCAAGGTTAGTTCTATTATTTCTTTTCTACCTTGCTAAGNNNNNNNNNNNNNNNNNNNNNNNNNNNNNNNNNNNNNNNNTATGCAACTAATATATAAAAAGATTAGTAGAAGAGATTAAAGTAGATATATTTGATCAATTAGTACTCAAAAAAATTGGTAAAATAGTGGGAAGAGAATTGAAACGGTTATCTCTAGAGATAACCGTTTCAATTCTTTTCCTACTATCTCATAATCTCTCATAATAATTGGCAaacggttatttttattttttaaatttaaatcaatccaattgaatcataatttaatttaaaaattttttaaaatggatATCTTTGATCAAaattacataaaaaattttagtttaaattatgatccaattggattaatttaaatttgaaaaataaaaataaccgtCTGCCAATTACTAAGAGAAATTGACGGGGATACTAGGAAGAGAATTGAAACAATTATCTCTTCTACTATTCTCGTCAATCTCTCTTAATAATTAGCAcacagttatttttatttttaaatttaaatcaattcaattggatcataatttaaactaaaattttttatatactctTTTGATCAAATATATAtccattataaaaaattttaaattaaattatgatccaatttgaatgatttaaatttgaaaaataaaaataaccgttCTTCAATTATTATGAGAGATGAATGGATAATGGGGAGAGAATTGAAACGGTTATCTCTCACGTGGATAATGGAAGATAACGTGAGAGATAACCGTTTCAATTCTCTTCTGTTATTCCATCAATTTTTTTGAGTATTAATTGATCAAATATATCTATTTTAATCTCTTCAACCAATTTTTTATATACTGCATGCTAAAAATTtagattattaataatattaatattttttaatatttttaaattttaaaaatttaaaattattattgtaaatttttatctttaaaaatttagcctataaaaattagttatttatttaattttgagcGGGCATATAttctttctaatattttttactttGTTACTTTGAACGCACGTAAGAATATTTCAGTATTTTGAGTATTATTAATTGTTGGTTGCATAAAAGGCTGGGTTCAAAGAATACGGTGTGAACACGACCTTCAAGGAGTACAACAAAGACGGTGTCTCCTTCTCCGGCTACACCAACGCCACCACTTCTTCCGCCCACATTAGTGGCAGTCTGGCCAAAAAATGGGTGGAACCAGGCAAATTCTTCCGCGAAAGCATGCTAAAGGAAGGCACTATTATGCCCATGCCAGACATCAAGGACAAGATGCCAAAAAGATCATTCTTGCCCCGCTCCATTTTGACCAAATTACCCTTCTCCACCTCCGAGCTCAAGCGCATCTTCAAGGCCTCCGATGAATCCTCCATGGACAAGATGATAAAAGACTCCATGGGAGAGTGCACCCGAGCTCCCAGCGCGGGGGAGACAAAACGATGCGTTGGATCTGTGGAGGACATGATCGACTTTGCAACTTCCGTTTTGGGGCGTGACATTACCGTTAGAAGCACCGAGAACGTTAACGGGTCAAAGAAGAATGTGATGGTGAGTAAGGTCAAAGGGATCAACGGTGGGAAAGTAACCAAATCTGTTTCTTGCCATCAGAGCTTGTTCCCTTACTTATTGTATTACTGCCACTCGGTTCCTAAGGTTCGGGTTTACGAAGCGGATCTTTTGGACCCGAATACGAAAGCTAAGATTAACCACGGTGTTGCCATCTGTCACTTGGACACCACTGCATGGAGCCCAACCCATGGTGCATTCTTGGCCCTTGGATCGGGTCCTGGTAAGATTGAGGTTTGCCATTGGATCTTTGAGAATGATATGACTTGGACCATTGCTAATTGAGGAACGACGGATAATAATTGATCCGATCAAAGCAACCTCCATCATCAGTTATTAAGATTTTAGTGGTGctttattattagttttttttttttccttcctgTCATGCATTCAGGGTTTCGGTCCCGATATGGTTTATATAGTTGTTAAAAAATAACGAAGAGATTGCCTTTTTAAGTGTGTATTTTATGGCTTCTATCTCATGGTAGCTGTAAGCCAATGCAAc contains the following coding sequences:
- the LOC107631313 gene encoding polygalacturonase-1 non-catalytic subunit beta, with amino-acid sequence MMSPLFLLILLFSSLTVGFSGSSGDQNPFTPKAYALRYWDKAIQNTLPKPSFLTSKASPLTAIQAAKYAKLAATNALTTRLPEFCSAAHLLCFPDITPNLSKRDKSQSFTGYEDGQNFTSYGIGGAGSVNNFKNYSDGFFNPGVNEFRSYSRSSGGGSETFTGYGEDTNVVEEGFNTYGKGSGGGTGEFTQYGTNSNVPTLRFSSYGEATGGRQESFSKYSDDSNAGDQTFSNYGKNSAGAVSEFDSYGNNSNVASSTFGSYGAGGAGQNETFTNYGINMNVPEENFNNYGAGTTGGTQTFTNYRDQANVGDTSFSSYDKGSNQGEATFTNYGHSFNEGTDTFKGYALNSTAGKAGFKEYGVNTTFKEYNKDGVSFSGYTNATTSSAHISGSLAKKWVEPGKFFRESMLKEGTIMPMPDIKDKMPKRSFLPRSILTKLPFSTSELKRIFKASDESSMDKMIKDSMGECTRAPSAGETKRCVGSVEDMIDFATSVLGRDITVRSTENVNGSKKNVMVSKVKGINGGKVTKSVSCHQSLFPYLLYYCHSVPKVRVYEADLLDPNTKAKINHGVAICHLDTTAWSPTHGAFLALGSGPGKIEVCHWIFENDMTWTIAN